GTGATGTCAGTACCACGAAACGTATTGGCAGGGTTTATCGAGGTCAGGCAGATGCCTGAATATCCCATATATTTTGCTTCCAGTATCATCCTTGATGGGGAGTCTGCATAGTCAGGCAGTGCATGGACGTTAAGGTCATAGAAGTTCGAACTCTTTATTATGCCCATGATCAGTCTCCCATGCCTAAAAGTGACCGGGCGATTTGTATCGCATTTTCGGGCCTGGCCGGATAGGCTTTTATTTTTATCCGTACAAGGATGGAATCGGATTTTGCGGTAGTCATCAATTTGCCCAGATATGCTTCCTGCTTATTAAACCTGATGTACAGGGTGCAGTCATCATCTACTCGATTTTCCAGTTCGCCTGCAAGCCGGGAAATACCTGAAGGCCCCAGGTATTCCCTTATACGATCAACCACATACTGGCAGTCCTTATTTTGCTTTAGCTCTGCCTCCATCAGTATAATTTGGTTGCCGTGGTACCCTGTTGTGACAATCTCATGCACGCTGGTTGTATCTTTTTTTGCAGATTGTCCAGAAGGAGGGAGAAATAGCTTCAGGGCTGATCGTACCTTTTCCGGGTCTTCCGTGGCTTGTGCACTTGTGCGCAGATGGATATAATGAATCATTCCCGCATCTAATTTTCATTTTAAGTAAAATAAATTGCACTATGAGAAATAGTTGATCGGGCAATCAGGTTTGATTAAAACCTGAAAAAAATGATGTGGGGTCACAGACCTCACTTACCTAAATTACCGCGGGACCTTATACTGGGCCTGGTCTTTTCAGTACCTTTGCCGCGTTTGCGCTGGCCTCTGCCCTTTGTTCCGGCACTTGTCTTGCCCCTGAAGACCCGTCCTTTCTGGTTGGGCTGGCATAGCCAGTTCAATCTGGGGTCTTTCTGAATGACCGGATGTGCCGGGTCCACCATGATGATCTCGTACCATTTGTGCTTACCGTCCTCGCCCACCCAGTATGAGTTGAGCACCTGCAGGTTAGGGAATTTACGTGCTGCCCGCTCTTCTGCAATACGCTGGATACTCTTGCCGCGAGTTATCTTGCTCATGCCCATACGCTTGGTCCGGCGGCCCCTGATATATCGTGATTTCCGGGCACTGCCCCGCCTGATACCTGCCCTGACCATGACTATGCCCTGTTTGGCCTTGTAGCCCAGGCTGCGTGCGCGGTCAAGTCTTGTGGGTTTGTCTATTCTCTGTACTGAGGCTTCACGTCTCCATTCCTGGAGCCTGTGCCATCTAAGTTCGTGCACATACGTTGAGTCAGGGTCCTTCCAGGCATCCCTGATATAACTATACATTGATTTTGCCATGTTTCGCTATCTCCTAATTAGTGTCCAGGTTTCACGGTTCAGCCCTTGAATGGGCCACATTCCTGCGGGACGTATCCCGCCTATGAAACTGGCATGTTGTGAGGAGATTATAGATACGTTAATTGGTAATAAAGGTTGGGGATGGAATTTTGAGACTTTTCATTATTAACAGAAAAATCGAGAATAGAAGCGTCTCACATAATTCCCATACTCATGTCCAGCCACCGGGCCGAATGGATGAGCGAACCCATGGAGATAACATCAACTCCAGTTGAAGCATAATCCCTGATATTATCAGGCTTAATGCCGCCCGAAGCTTCCAGTATTTTGCCATAACGTGATTTCGCATCTTCAAGTGCTTCAATGCACTTCTTGATCTCTTCAGGCTGCATATTATCGAACATGATGATATCAGCACCCGCCTTTGCTGCCGATAGCATTTCTCCCGCATCCGATACTTCAACTTCGATCTTTTTGGTAAAACTGGCTTCGGCCCTTGCCCGTTCAACAGCTTTTTCAATACCCATTATGGCGATATGGTTATCCTTTATCATCACAGCATCGGATAGATTGAACCTGTGGGTATCCCCACCGCCAAGCTTTACCGCCTTTTTCTCGAACTTGCGAAATCCTGGCGTGGTCTTCCTGGTACATGCCAGCCTTACACTGCCTGCATCTGCCACGCACCGGGCTGTCAACGTGGCTATCCCGCTCATCCGGCACAGGAAGTTGAGAGCCAGCCTTTCGGAACGCAGCACATCACCTGCATGACCCCATATGCTGCAGACTACATCACCGGATGTTATTGTGTCCCCGTCATTTAAATCGGAATGTGTTTCAAGTGCGAAATAATCAAATATCTGGATGATTTCTTCAAGCCCTGCCAGCACTCCGTTCTCTTTTGTGATTATACTTGCATGTACCCATTCATCAGGTACGATAGTACATGAAGTGTCATCGTCACCTAAATCTTCCCGGATGAATCGCTCCAGTTCAGTAATCAGCAATCTCTAAACACCTATTGCTTATTTGAATTTAACAGATTTATCTGTATCGATAATCATTAAAAATTCCTGGCAGTATCTATATTATATAGTCTATTTTCAACACTTTTCTATTTGCGGGATTATACAGCCAATTATTTAGATTAAAAATGCTTTTCAACAATAAAAACTAAAATAAAACTAAAATAAACAATAAAAACCCAAAAAAACTTGAATAAACTCTCGGCATGTTTATATTTATAGCATGCGTGTAGTCTTGCTGGTGAACATTAAATGAAATTTGTGGTTATATTACTTTTTATAGCAATGCTGATAATTCCGGTTAGTGCTTCTTCTCCCGTAATAGATACGTGGTACAATAACAAGACCAATGATGATGCTCAAGATCTTACAATTTACATCAATGAAACTATCAAGTTCATTGTCACTGCCAACCAGAGCATAGATACATGGAACTGGTCTAAAGATAATGTCGAGCAGGATAACGATTATGATAACTTCAGTACTTCCTGGAATTCTCTTGGAGAATATAACATCAGCATAAATTCCACAAATAACACCAACGGAACCAGTAATACTATCACCTGGACAGTTACAGTAGAGGAAGAGGAAACAATTTTCATTCCTGAAATAACTTCATGGTACAACAACAAGACCAATGATGCTGAGCTTAACATAATAATAATCAATACAAATGAAACTATCAAGTTCAATGTTACTGCCAATCAGGGCATAGATACATGGAACTGGTCTAAAGATAATGTTGATGTTCAGGATAACAATTACAATAACTTCACTACTCATTGGGAATATCCTGGGATTAAAAACGTAAGCGTTAATGCCATAAATTCCAATGGTAGCGATACAATTACCTGGAAAGTTACTGTTTTGGAACAGCATCGATACCGGGACAACGACATAATCCTTTTCTCGTCTCCGCAGGTTGTTGACTATGTTTATATAAACGACACCATTAGCGAGACAATCACATATTCCATAACAACTGCCGAGTCGTTGGAAAATATTAGCTGGACCGTTATTAACTTGACAGGAGTTGTAAATACGGAATACAGAATAGTAAGCGGCAATACCTACGCATATGATCATACGTGGGATTTTGAGAGTATTGGGTCACCTCACAAAGTAATCGTCAATGGAAGTCATAACGGCTCGCAGGTGAAATTCACATGGTATGTAAATGTATATGAGATAGGGGATTACAGTGGCGGTCACCACATTTTTGGCATCATCGATAGTGCTCTCAGGAATGCCGGCGATGATACTAAGATCCGGATGGAAAAGAGAAAGGTGCTTAGGTTGGGTGATAAAGGTCAAGCGTATCTGGCCCAAAAAGTGAATCTACTTCACGAGGAGATAGACAAACGACAAACCACGCGTGCAGCTCTGCTCGATGATTACAAATCTGGTAAAATATCAAAAGAGGAATATGTTGCCGCCCTGCAACAAGCCCAGATGGACGCAAAGTCTAACCAGAAAATGGCGAAAGAATATGCCAAGATTGCACAATCTGAAATGAAGAATGGAAAAGATACAGAGACCGGAAAAGATACTGAAACTGGAAGAAGTACAGAGACCGGAAAAGATACTGAAACTGGAAGAAGTACAGAGACCGGAAGAGGTACTGAAACTGGAAGAAGTACAGAGACCGGAAGAGGTACTGAAACTGGAAGAAGTACAGAGACCGGAAGAGGTACTGAAACTGGAAGAGATGCAGAGACCGGAAGAGATACTGGGACCGAAGATAAAGGCAAAAATGGCAACAAAAACTGAACAAAATCACGATAAAAAAAACAGAACAGTGTGGGAAGTTGAAAGATCAGGACCACTCGATTGGCAAGTAGTAAATCTTAAATCTATTGCCGTTAGGAAGTGAATAGATGAAACGAGTGGGACTGTTCTTTCTTTATTTGTTTTTGTTAATACATACAGCTACAGCCCAATCAGTTATCACCATAGATGTTAATGAAAATGGGAATGCTGTATGGACCATGGAAGAATATCTACCACTTGCCAACCAGGATGAAATTGATGAATGGGTAGAATACATTCAAAGTGGGGAGAGTATAGAACAATACCAGTATGATATTGAAGAGTTCAGGGGAAGGATTGAATGGTTAATCATTTTGGCTGAGTTATCCTCGGATCGCTCAATGAATGCTGAAAATTTCAATCTTTCTCATGATACTTTGAATACTTTATCAGGTTCATTTGGAATTGTTCGTTTCAGTTTTGAGTGGATTAATTTTTCACGCACTGAATCTGATAAGTTTTTCATTGGAGATGTATTTTCTGAAGGGATGATCCTCTCCTATGATAATGTCCTGATTATCAATATCCCGATTGGTTACGAAGTAGAGAGTGTATCTCCGGACTTTGATGAGCGTGATGGGAACAGATTGATATGGGATGGTACACTAGCCCGCAGTTTTGATAAAGGTGAGCCTGCTCTTGTACTCTCACGCGAAAAAACCGATACTGGAATATGGGTACTGGCATTAGTAATGGTTATTCTGGCTGCTACTGCATCTGTAGTATTATTCAAACTTAAGAAATCTTTTATATCCAGTACAAAGAATGATGTAGATCCGATACTCAGTCCAATTGCTACAGAAGTCCTGGAGGATGAAGAAATGATAGAACAAATCCTCATTAGATCCGGTGGACAGATGCATCAATCAGAAATCGTAAAACTGAGCGGCCTTTCTAAATCAAAGATCAGTATTGTTCTATCAGAGATGAAAGAAGATGGAAAGATCATCAAGATAAAAAAGGGAAAAGGCAATATCATACGACTGGTCAATGATAATCAGACTTGAAAATTTACTTATTTGATAAACGACGAGAGGGGGATTCGAACCCCCGAGGTCAAAATGACCACAGGATTAGCAATCCTGCGCCATACCAGGCTTGGCTATCTCGTCAAGCGGCATCTACATTGTATCTTCAATATTTAAGACTTTTCTCTTATTGATATTTCTGATAAATAGAGTGGCAGACACGCCGAATGGTCGTTGCACCGCATACCCTCCAATGGTCCACAGTCTGTCCTCCACCCCGCTGCCCCATGAGCGATAATTGTTCAAGGTAAGTCTGCTCCCTTCCGGGCCTGGACCGGTACCCTCAATTAAGTCATGGAAACATGCCTTCAGGAAAGCTTCCATATCAACGTTATCCCCATAGGACGGAGCTTCTCAGTCAAGTCCGTGGGTTGAAGAGGTAATTGATAACATCTTCCAACGGCTTCGCCCCCCGCATATCGGCGATTTCGGGTCATAGGTAACGCCTAACTACCCGGGCTAGCCTGCCAGCATCCATTATAGTATCTGGATACAATAAACTTATCCATGTGGCAGACTAATATCATGATGTGATAATATGGATGAATTGATAGGTTTTGTTTCAAGCAATGATAAACGCGACAGGATTATGGGAATCCTGGGCCACCATGGTACCCTTGATCGGGAATTGATAGCCAAACGTGCCCGGATGATCCCCCTGACCACAGGAAAGATACTGGAAGAACTCCAGGAAAAAGGCCTTGTAGAAGAAAAAGAGGGATTATTTTCACTAACATTAATTGGTAACGAAGTAGAAAACAAGATGAAAGGCCTGCGATAGCCTAATTTTGTATTAAAATTCATATTAAAAGCTCGTACATGTATGGAG
This DNA window, taken from ANME-2 cluster archaeon, encodes the following:
- a CDS encoding 50S ribosomal protein L15e — encoded protein: MAKSMYSYIRDAWKDPDSTYVHELRWHRLQEWRREASVQRIDKPTRLDRARSLGYKAKQGIVMVRAGIRRGSARKSRYIRGRRTKRMGMSKITRGKSIQRIAEERAARKFPNLQVLNSYWVGEDGKHKWYEIIMVDPAHPVIQKDPRLNWLCQPNQKGRVFRGKTSAGTKGRGQRKRGKGTEKTRPSIRSRGNLGK
- the nadC gene encoding carboxylating nicotinate-nucleotide diphosphorylase — protein: MLITELERFIREDLGDDDTSCTIVPDEWVHASIITKENGVLAGLEEIIQIFDYFALETHSDLNDGDTITSGDVVCSIWGHAGDVLRSERLALNFLCRMSGIATLTARCVADAGSVRLACTRKTTPGFRKFEKKAVKLGGGDTHRFNLSDAVMIKDNHIAIMGIEKAVERARAEASFTKKIEVEVSDAGEMLSAAKAGADIIMFDNMQPEEIKKCIEALEDAKSRYGKILEASGGIKPDNIRDYASTGVDVISMGSLIHSARWLDMSMGIM
- a CDS encoding transcriptional regulator; amino-acid sequence: MDELIGFVSSNDKRDRIMGILGHHGTLDRELIAKRARMIPLTTGKILEELQEKGLVEEKEGLFSLTLIGNEVENKMKGLR